A single Xenopus laevis strain J_2021 chromosome 3S, Xenopus_laevis_v10.1, whole genome shotgun sequence DNA region contains:
- the lin7a.S gene encoding protein lin-7 homolog A isoform X2 → MATVVQPLTLDRDVARAIQLLEKLETSEELPVQKLQSLKKVLQSEFCTAIREVYQYMHETIPVNGCPEFRARATAKATVAAFAASEGHSHPRVVELPKTDEGLGFNVMGGKEQNSPIYISRIIPGGVAERHGGIKRGDQLLSVNGVSVEGEHHEKAVELLKAAKDSVKLVVRYTPKVLDEMEARFEKLRTARRRQQQQLLIQQQQQQQQQQTQQNHMS, encoded by the exons ATGTTGCTCGTGCTATACAGCTGTTAGAGAAGCTGGAGACATCAGAAGAACTCCCAGTGCAAAAGCTGCAATCACTGAAAAAAGTACTACAGAGTGAATTTTGCACGGCCATAAGAGAG GTATATCAGTACATGCATGAAACCATTCCCGTAAATGGATGCCCAGAATTCCGTGCTCGTGCCACAGCCAAG GCAACCGTCGCTGCTTTCGCTGCCAGTGAAGGTCATTCTCATCCCCGGGTAGTGGAGCTTCCAAAGACTGATGAAGGACTTGGCTTTAATGTTATGGGAGGCAAAGAACAGAATTCCCCCATTTATATTTCCCGCATCATTCCAGGAGGAGTGGCAGAGAGACATGGTGGAATCAAACGGGGTGACCAACTGCTTTCTGTCAATGGAGTG aGCGTAGAAGGGGAACATCATGAAAAAGCAGTGGAATTGCTCAAAGCTGCTAAAGACAGTGTGAAACTGGTAGTGCGATACACACCAAAGGTGTTGGATGAAATGGAAGCTCGCTTTGAAAAGCTAAGGACTGCTAGACGGAGACAACAGCAGCAGCTATTaatacagcagcagcaacagcagcaacagcagcaaacaCAGCAAAACCATATGTCGTAG
- the lin7a.S gene encoding protein lin-7 homolog A isoform X1: MATVVQPLTLDRDVARAIQLLEKLETSEELPVQKLQSLKKVLQSEFCTAIREVYQYMHETIPVNGCPEFRARATAKATVAAFAASEGHSHPRVVELPKTDEGLGFNVMGGKEQNSPIYISRIIPGGVAERHGGIKRGDQLLSVNGVSVEGEHHEKAVELLKAAKDSVKLVVRYTPKVLDEMEARFEKLRTARRRQQQQLLIQQQQQQQQQQTQQNHMSFFSRKKH, translated from the exons ATGTTGCTCGTGCTATACAGCTGTTAGAGAAGCTGGAGACATCAGAAGAACTCCCAGTGCAAAAGCTGCAATCACTGAAAAAAGTACTACAGAGTGAATTTTGCACGGCCATAAGAGAG GTATATCAGTACATGCATGAAACCATTCCCGTAAATGGATGCCCAGAATTCCGTGCTCGTGCCACAGCCAAG GCAACCGTCGCTGCTTTCGCTGCCAGTGAAGGTCATTCTCATCCCCGGGTAGTGGAGCTTCCAAAGACTGATGAAGGACTTGGCTTTAATGTTATGGGAGGCAAAGAACAGAATTCCCCCATTTATATTTCCCGCATCATTCCAGGAGGAGTGGCAGAGAGACATGGTGGAATCAAACGGGGTGACCAACTGCTTTCTGTCAATGGAGTG aGCGTAGAAGGGGAACATCATGAAAAAGCAGTGGAATTGCTCAAAGCTGCTAAAGACAGTGTGAAACTGGTAGTGCGATACACACCAAAGGTGTTGGATGAAATGGAAGCTCGCTTTGAAAAGCTAAGGACTGCTAGACGGAGACAACAGCAGCAGCTATTaatacagcagcagcaacagcagcaacagcagcaaacaCAGCAAAACCATATGTC ttttttctcaAGAAAAAAGCACTGA